Proteins encoded in a region of the Suncus etruscus isolate mSunEtr1 chromosome 1, mSunEtr1.pri.cur, whole genome shotgun sequence genome:
- the LOC126001118 gene encoding somatotropin yields MASRWLTLLQWLQWEIQAPQPNSVAPQHHPHPYLSPGLRTSVLLACTLLCLPWPQEVAAFPAMPLSSLFANAVLRAQHLHQLASDTCKEFERAYIPEGQRYSLQNAQASFCFSETIPAPTGKDEAQQRSDMELLRFSLMLIQSWLGPVQFLGRIFTNSLAFGTSDRFYEKLKDLEEGIQALMRELEDGSPRPGQILKQTYDKFDTNLRSDDALLKNYGLLSCFKKDLHKAETYLRVMKCRRFVESSCTF; encoded by the exons ATGGCCTCTCGCTGG CTCACCCTGCTGCAATGGCTTCAG TGGGAGATACAGGCTCCTCAGCCTAACTCTGTTGCTCCCCAACATCACCCCCATCCCTATCTCTCCCCAGGCTTGCGCAcctctgtgctcctggcttgcACCCTGCTCTGCCTGCCATGGCCTCAAGAGGTGGCTGCCTTCCCGGCCATGCCCTTGTCCAGCCTGTTTGCCAACGCCGTGCTCAGAGCCCAGCACCTGCACCAGCTGGCATCCGACACCTGCAAAGAGTTT GAGCGTGCATACATCCCCGAAGGCCAGAGATACTCCCTCCAGAATGCTCAAGCTTCCTTCTGTTTCTCGGAGACCATCCCAGCCCCCACAGGCAAGGACGAAGCCCAGCAACGATCC GACATGGAGCTGCTCCGCTTCTCCCTGATGCTCATCCAGTCCTGGCTGGGGCCCGTGCAGTTCCTCGGCCGAATCTTCACCAACAGTCTGGCCTTTGGCACCTCTGATCGCTTCTACGAGAAGCTCAAGGACCTGGAGGAGGGCATTCAGGCCCTGATGCGG GAGCTGGAGGACGGCAGCCCCCGGCCTGGCCAGATCCTCAAGCAAACCTATGACAAGTTTGACACCAACCTGCGCAGTGACGATGCTCTGCTCAAGAACTATGGGCTGCTGTCCTGCTTCAAGAAGGACCTGCACAAGGCCGAGACCTACCTGAGGGTCATGAAGTGCCGCCGCTTCGTGGAGAGCAGCTGCACCTTCTAG